The Halorhabdus sp. BNX81 genome includes a region encoding these proteins:
- a CDS encoding rhomboid family intramembrane serine protease — protein MDRAGSTVQASSPTTVLIGVLVVFFLLQRLLEVFGGAPGTLALAWPLSENPWTLVTSVFVHRRIMHLVPNALFLFVIGIILERRTDPWRFYAFFVVVGIIAGVMEVTVAQVLGQPVAVLGASGAVFGLLGYILLGNPIIDAVADRISVDPRVAILAMIGVALAITWLTRGRQVALVAHFTGLVLGLVAGRAHVLRSSRSRTRTSTERRRF, from the coding sequence ATGGACCGGGCCGGAAGTACGGTGCAGGCGAGCAGTCCAACCACGGTACTGATCGGCGTGCTGGTCGTCTTTTTCCTCCTGCAGCGGCTGCTTGAAGTGTTCGGCGGCGCACCCGGGACGCTCGCCCTCGCCTGGCCGCTCTCGGAGAACCCCTGGACGCTGGTGACGAGCGTGTTCGTCCACCGTCGGATCATGCATCTGGTCCCGAATGCCCTCTTCCTGTTCGTGATCGGGATCATCCTCGAACGGCGGACGGACCCCTGGCGCTTTTATGCGTTTTTCGTCGTCGTCGGGATCATCGCCGGGGTGATGGAAGTGACGGTCGCTCAAGTGCTGGGCCAGCCGGTCGCCGTTCTCGGGGCCAGCGGTGCGGTTTTCGGCCTGCTCGGGTACATCCTGTTGGGTAATCCGATCATCGACGCCGTCGCCGACCGGATCAGCGTCGATCCGCGGGTAGCAATTCTCGCCATGATCGGCGTCGCGCTCGCGATCACGTGGCTCACCAGGGGCCGTCAGGTCGCGCTGGTCGCCCATTTCACCGGACTCGTCCTCGGGCTGGTGGCCGGCCGAGCGCACGTGCTCCGGAGTAGTCGATCGCGTACGAGAACCAGTACGGAGCGGCGACGCTTCTGA
- a CDS encoding ribonuclease H-like domain-containing protein yields the protein MRVEQSFIPVRGVGEQTERKLWRQGMTHWDDFEPDAVGSTTAERIETFIDNARERLARGDSHYFGRQFPSGAQWRLYESFQDSAAFFDIETTGLDQRHDTVTTVSVRQGGETKTFVRDRDLTADRLRETFADADLLVSFNGKRFDVPFLEHSFDLDGLLDRPHLDLMYPCRQLDLTGGLKQIEKDVGIERDRPDLSGKDAVRLWYEAERGDDAALETLISYNREDVDHLETVADRVVTRLHERTVPDGCEF from the coding sequence GTGCGCGTCGAGCAGAGTTTCATTCCGGTCAGGGGCGTCGGCGAGCAGACCGAGCGCAAGCTGTGGCGGCAGGGAATGACCCACTGGGACGACTTCGAGCCGGACGCGGTCGGCTCAACCACCGCCGAGCGCATCGAGACGTTCATCGACAACGCTCGCGAGCGGTTGGCTCGCGGTGACAGCCACTACTTCGGCCGGCAGTTCCCCAGCGGCGCGCAGTGGCGCCTCTACGAGTCTTTTCAGGACTCAGCGGCCTTCTTCGACATCGAGACGACCGGCCTGGATCAGCGCCACGACACGGTGACGACCGTCAGCGTCCGGCAGGGCGGCGAGACGAAGACCTTCGTCCGCGATCGGGATCTCACCGCGGACCGACTCCGGGAAACCTTCGCCGACGCCGACCTGCTCGTTTCCTTCAACGGCAAACGCTTCGACGTGCCCTTCCTCGAGCATTCCTTCGACCTCGACGGACTCCTCGACCGACCACACCTCGATCTCATGTATCCCTGCCGGCAACTCGATCTGACGGGCGGGCTCAAACAGATCGAGAAAGACGTGGGTATCGAACGCGACCGGCCGGACCTTTCGGGAAAGGACGCCGTTCGGCTGTGGTACGAGGCCGAGCGCGGCGACGATGCCGCTTTGGAGACGCTGATCTCCTACAACCGCGAGGACGTCGATCACCTGGAAACGGTCGCCGACCGGGTCGTCACGCGTCTCCACGAGCGAACGGTGCCCGACGGTTGCGAGTTCTAA
- the cas6 gene encoding CRISPR-associated endoribonuclease Cas6: MRVLARLRARADAAYDNAYHHKLRGRLWGALDGTEYGASHDENRPKAFTYSNPFPPGDMDEGDERTLLVASPYEDLLAHVAADLKDDPELNIGEMPFTVEEITPLAPDVGEPGTSGTISTGTGVLVRIPPWRFDEYGIESDHEEAEFWRPEHTMEPFRNQIEANLDKKHDLFCPDYLPGPSEVDGELFDGYELLKTFAIPVTPTTGERETWVLSKWRFEYTVRDDDHRRHLNLLLDVGIGERNSLGFGFVNIVDKTEPGETELEGENAFA, translated from the coding sequence ATGCGTGTACTCGCCCGGTTGCGGGCACGAGCCGACGCGGCGTACGACAACGCGTATCATCACAAACTCCGCGGGCGACTCTGGGGCGCGCTCGACGGGACCGAGTACGGGGCCAGCCACGACGAGAACCGTCCGAAGGCGTTCACGTATTCGAACCCCTTCCCGCCGGGCGACATGGACGAGGGTGACGAGCGAACGCTCCTCGTCGCCTCGCCGTACGAGGACCTGCTGGCCCACGTCGCCGCCGACCTGAAGGACGACCCCGAGCTGAACATCGGCGAGATGCCCTTCACCGTCGAGGAGATCACGCCACTCGCGCCCGACGTCGGCGAGCCCGGAACGAGCGGGACCATTTCGACTGGAACCGGCGTTCTGGTTCGGATTCCGCCGTGGCGGTTCGACGAGTACGGGATCGAGAGCGATCACGAGGAGGCGGAGTTCTGGCGACCGGAACACACGATGGAGCCGTTCCGCAACCAGATCGAGGCGAATCTCGACAAGAAACACGACCTGTTCTGTCCGGACTACTTGCCCGGGCCGAGTGAGGTCGACGGCGAGTTGTTCGACGGCTACGAGTTGCTCAAGACGTTCGCGATACCAGTCACGCCGACGACTGGCGAGCGCGAAACGTGGGTATTGAGCAAGTGGCGCTTCGAATACACCGTTCGGGACGACGACCATCGGCGGCACCTGAACCTGCTGTTGGACGTCGGGATCGGCGAGCGGAATTCGCTCGGGTTCGGGTTCGTGAACATCGTCGACAAGACGGAACCGGGCGAGACGGAACTGGAGGGCGAGAATGCTTTCGCCTGA
- the cas8b gene encoding type I-B CRISPR-associated protein Cas8b/Csh1 has translation MLSPEEFREEYDDEELAAELPDSPISSLRSIQYLYGKLYTLGTLGGGQYAPYLTPDAADDIIDTEDSLIVVRVDVSDDEPSLADDDRGPVWVTRYSDDLVQSVSHCKYPAARGIDHSVTHQAGQNSNPEKLARYAKERLTKWPVDDEVQDVADEHVDGWIIDALAALGENEETLESVESGVTDALGGESTTALLTVQVKTEPDGDYRWPGEIDGFMEAMRRRKLSKLVTKNKADDSSGDATDLVTGDGARTVGTAEDPQNYFLGKQLEKFPGLDIEEAWRSHPISEDAAITVMNADTFVDECSYRTFGAKVYYLPYFQRVPTPDSARELYGLLYHATKDEDMTPVERAYQELRNRESEYELRFYVSAVMPHQMSRYDVFGETMNGRLLYPKTLAVEHNNVVDKTAAFQSDSGRTAPMPTHDGWDLLTEDNNRLHPVSTGWYFRETFAERDDDEAAADDPRIEALIAVLSGDSIAVETLLEEYVDRIDTDENDETVESFPSFRVASQFAQLCALATDELDLLSTDDPGKESITREPNYEEDSMETAAQILATDGGNAAAEKLETFIEDTPALAHDPDASLNDQRRGAFLLGVLIGEVGGYQNYSEERSTTLIDQYPVKSITRTRIKKVTQEAIGKTITYTRNEDRTITLFEHVVERLRETILRPDPDEWEIETDDLRFYYALGVTYGMNDHPDWEQTETDTEEES, from the coding sequence ATGCTTTCGCCTGAGGAGTTCCGAGAGGAGTACGACGACGAGGAGTTGGCTGCGGAATTACCGGACTCGCCGATCTCGTCGCTCCGGAGCATCCAGTACCTCTACGGGAAACTCTACACACTCGGGACACTCGGTGGTGGTCAGTATGCTCCGTACCTCACTCCGGACGCCGCAGACGACATCATCGACACCGAGGACAGCCTGATCGTCGTCAGGGTAGACGTTTCCGATGACGAGCCGTCACTCGCCGATGACGACCGAGGACCCGTGTGGGTGACACGATACAGCGACGATTTGGTCCAAAGCGTCTCGCACTGTAAATATCCTGCTGCACGCGGGATCGATCACAGCGTTACGCATCAGGCCGGGCAAAACAGCAACCCCGAGAAACTCGCCCGCTACGCGAAGGAGCGACTGACGAAGTGGCCCGTCGATGACGAAGTGCAAGACGTCGCTGATGAGCATGTCGATGGCTGGATCATCGACGCACTTGCCGCGCTCGGGGAAAATGAAGAGACCCTCGAATCGGTCGAAAGCGGTGTCACTGACGCACTCGGTGGCGAATCGACGACGGCGCTCCTGACAGTACAGGTCAAGACGGAACCGGATGGCGACTATCGTTGGCCCGGAGAGATCGACGGGTTCATGGAAGCGATGCGACGCCGGAAGCTCTCGAAACTCGTCACGAAGAACAAGGCAGACGACTCTTCGGGTGATGCAACCGATCTTGTCACCGGAGACGGAGCGCGTACTGTTGGAACGGCAGAGGACCCACAGAACTACTTCCTCGGCAAGCAGCTGGAGAAGTTCCCTGGACTCGACATCGAGGAGGCATGGCGCTCGCACCCAATCTCGGAAGATGCGGCGATTACGGTAATGAACGCCGACACGTTCGTCGACGAGTGTTCATATCGGACGTTCGGGGCCAAGGTGTATTATCTCCCGTATTTCCAGCGTGTTCCGACGCCCGACAGCGCCAGAGAGCTGTATGGGTTGCTCTACCACGCGACGAAAGACGAGGACATGACGCCTGTCGAAAGGGCCTACCAGGAGTTACGAAACCGAGAGAGCGAGTACGAGTTGCGATTTTACGTTTCAGCCGTCATGCCGCACCAGATGTCGAGATACGACGTGTTCGGCGAGACGATGAACGGTCGCCTGCTATATCCGAAGACGCTGGCTGTCGAACACAACAACGTCGTCGATAAGACGGCGGCGTTCCAGTCGGATTCCGGCCGAACGGCTCCGATGCCGACGCACGACGGTTGGGATCTCCTCACTGAGGATAACAACCGACTTCACCCTGTCTCGACTGGCTGGTACTTCCGTGAGACGTTCGCCGAACGGGATGATGACGAAGCGGCCGCTGACGATCCACGAATTGAAGCGCTGATCGCCGTACTGAGCGGCGACTCGATCGCCGTCGAGACGCTTCTCGAGGAATACGTCGATCGGATCGACACGGACGAGAACGACGAAACCGTCGAATCGTTCCCCTCGTTCCGCGTCGCCAGCCAGTTCGCACAGTTGTGCGCTTTGGCGACCGACGAACTGGACTTGCTCTCGACGGACGATCCCGGGAAGGAATCGATCACACGAGAACCGAACTACGAGGAAGACTCCATGGAAACAGCAGCACAAATCCTGGCGACAGACGGAGGTAACGCCGCCGCGGAGAAGCTAGAGACGTTCATCGAGGACACTCCCGCGCTCGCCCACGATCCGGACGCATCGCTCAACGACCAGCGCCGCGGCGCGTTCCTGCTCGGCGTCCTCATCGGCGAAGTCGGCGGGTACCAGAACTACAGCGAGGAGCGCTCAACGACGTTGATCGACCAGTATCCGGTGAAATCGATCACCCGGACGCGCATCAAGAAAGTCACGCAGGAAGCGATCGGCAAGACGATCACGTATACACGAAACGAGGATCGGACGATCACGCTGTTTGAGCACGTCGTCGAACGACTCCGGGAGACGATCCTGCGTCCCGACCCCGACGAGTGGGAGATCGAAACCGACGACCTGCGGTTCTACTACGCGCTCGGCGTGACGTACGGCATGAACGACCATCCCGACTGGGAACAGACTGAAACCGATACCGAGGAGGAATCCTGA
- the cas7b gene encoding type I-B CRISPR-associated protein Cas7/Csh2 yields the protein MTDNIDIVENRSEIVFLYDAVDANPNGNPLSGADRPRIDPQTQQAIVTDVRLKRYLRDQLDDDGHGVYIRNVQEEGLQYTREQLLEDRLKEVDPDDYDVDEDEEAERFRDDIFGTFLENSADVRYFGATMATDAGDYEDYLPDHFTGPVQFSPGKTMHAVNENEEYDSLTSVIATQEGKEQGGFDLDDHRIQYGLIRFHGLVDEHGAEDTKLTRGDVRRLDTLCWRAIKNQTISRSKVGQEPRLYCRVEYEEESFHIGGLDKDLELDEDESKPDEELRNVRDLTVSVDAFVDRVRNASDQIEQVRIVASDVLDVSHDGETGGPEVLIGALEDVLGTDAVEEVNVYDEYRKTLADASE from the coding sequence ATGACTGACAACATCGACATCGTCGAGAATCGCTCCGAGATCGTCTTCCTGTACGACGCCGTCGACGCGAACCCCAACGGCAATCCGCTGAGTGGCGCTGATCGACCGCGGATCGATCCACAGACCCAGCAGGCAATCGTCACCGATGTCCGCCTGAAGCGCTATCTCCGCGACCAACTCGACGACGACGGCCACGGGGTCTACATCCGGAACGTCCAGGAAGAGGGACTCCAGTACACGCGAGAACAACTCCTCGAAGATCGACTCAAGGAAGTCGATCCTGATGACTACGATGTCGACGAAGACGAGGAGGCCGAGCGGTTCAGGGACGACATCTTCGGGACGTTCCTCGAAAACAGTGCCGACGTTCGATACTTCGGGGCGACGATGGCGACTGACGCTGGCGACTACGAGGACTACCTACCGGATCACTTCACTGGCCCGGTCCAGTTCTCGCCCGGGAAGACCATGCACGCCGTCAACGAGAACGAGGAGTACGACAGCCTGACGAGCGTCATCGCCACCCAGGAGGGCAAAGAGCAGGGCGGATTCGATCTCGACGATCACCGGATCCAGTACGGCCTCATCCGCTTTCACGGACTTGTCGACGAGCACGGTGCCGAGGACACGAAACTGACGCGAGGCGACGTGCGTCGCCTCGACACGCTCTGCTGGCGGGCAATCAAGAACCAGACGATCAGTCGGAGCAAAGTCGGTCAGGAACCCCGACTGTACTGCCGCGTCGAGTACGAAGAGGAGAGTTTCCACATCGGCGGCCTCGACAAGGATCTCGAACTGGACGAGGACGAGTCGAAGCCCGACGAAGAACTCCGGAACGTGAGGGATCTCACCGTCTCAGTCGACGCGTTCGTCGACCGCGTTCGCAACGCCAGCGACCAGATCGAACAGGTCCGAATCGTCGCGAGCGACGTCTTGGACGTCTCACACGACGGTGAAACTGGAGGGCCGGAGGTTCTCATTGGGGCTCTCGAAGACGTACTCGGCACGGACGCGGTTGAGGAGGTCAACGTATACGACGAGTACCGGAAAACGCTGGCCGACGCCAGCGAGTGA